The following DNA comes from Egibacteraceae bacterium.
CGCTGATCGACACGCTGGCCCGCGCCGCCTAACCACGGGGCCTCACCGGCCCCAACCCCGGCACAACATCATCACCGCCACGCCCGCCGCCCCCCGCGGCCATCGCAACGCGCCAAGGCTCAAAACTGCGAAAGTCCACGGCCTCGCAGTTGCTACCAACCGCGTGCGCGCCACTCCGGGATCGACGGACGCTCCGCGCCGAGGGTCGTGTCGTCGCCGTGGCCGGGATACACCCAGGTGTCGTCGGGCAGCGTGAAAAGACGCTGCTCCAGGCTCTGCATGATCTGCTCGAATTCGACCGGGTTCGTTACCCGCCCAGGACCGCCGGGGAACAGGGTGTCGCCGGTGAACAGGTGATGGCGCCCGAGCAGCAGGCAGGTGCTGCCCGGCGTGTGGCCCGGGGTGTGGACGGCGGTCACACCAGCGGCGCCGAAGCCGATGCGCAGGCCGTCGCGCAGCTCGCGGTCCGCGGGGCGGGGCACGAGGCGCTGGTCGCCCGGGTGGAGGTACACGGGCGCGCCGGTGGCGTCGGCGACCTCGTCGAGGGCCTGCCAGTGGTCGCGGTGGCCGTGCGTGGTCACGATGCCCACGAGCTCGAGCCCGTGCAGCTCGGCGAGCAGTCGGTCGGCCTCGTCGGCGGCGTCGACGAGCAGCGCCTGGACCGAGTCGGTGTCCCGCAGGACGTAGGCGTTGTTGTCGAGCCCGCCGACGGACAGCTTGCGGATCTCCACGCGCGCCCCGCCCCCCTCGACGACGCGGCGGGCGGTGGGCCCGCCCGGATCGACGTGGCCGGTGTACTCCTCGCTCATCCGGTTGTCCTACCTCCGCCGCGTGCCGGTCAACCGTGCCGCCGCCGTCCACCTCGGTCGCAGCGGGCCGGCCATCCGGCGACGTCGAGCCGGCCCCGGCATCCGCCGGTAGAATCACGCACGTGCGGACCACGCGGTCCCTTCCCCGCACGGCCGAAGACCGTTGCCTGCCCGACGCGGAGCCTGCCGTCGTGCCCAGCCACTCGAGCCGCGACTCGCTGCTCATCCGCGGCGCCCGTGAGCACAACCTCAAGGACGTCGACCTCGAGATCCCCCGGGATGCGCTCGTGGTCTTCACCGGCCTGTCGGGGTCGGGGAAGTCGAGCCTCGCCTTCGACACCATCTACGCCGAGGGGCAGCGTCGCTACGTCGAGTCGCTGTCGGCCTACGCCCGCCAGTTCCTCGGCCAGATGGAGAAGCCCGACGTCGACTTCATCGAGGGGCTGTCCCCGGCAATCTCCATCGACCAGAAGTCCACGAGCCGCAACCCCCGGTCGACCGTCGGCACGATCACCGAGGTCTACGACTATCTCCGTCTGCTCTACGCCCGCATCGGCAAGCCCCACTGCCCGGAGTGCCGCAAGCCCATCGAGCGCCAGACCGCCGAGCAGATCATCGACCAGGTCGAGCGGCTGCCGGAGGGAACACGGTTCCAGGTCCTCGCGCCGGTCGTCCGGGGTCGCAAGGGCCACTACGAGAAGCTCCTCGCCGACCTGTCGAGCCGGGGCTTCGCCCGTGCGCGCGTCACGAGCGGGCCCAACCAGCCGCAGGTCGTCGACCTCGCCGACCCGCCGGCGCTGCCCCGCTACGAGCAGCACACCATCGAAGTCGTCATCGACCGCCTCGTCGCGCGCCCCGGCATCCGGAGGCGGCTGGCCGACTCGATCGAGACGGCCCTCGGTCTCGCGGACGGCATCGCCGCGGTCGAGGTCGTCCCCCCGCGCGACGGGCTGGGAGAGCCCGAGTACCTCACCTTCTCCGAGCACCTCGCCTGTGCTGACTGCGGGCTGTCGTTCGACCAGCTCGCGCCCCGCAACTTCTCGTTCAACACCCCCTACGGCGCCTGCCAGACCTGCCACGGCCTCGGCACGCGCCTCGAGGTCGACCCCGAGCTCGTCGTCGGGGACCCGGACCTCTCCCTGGAGGAGGGCGTGCTCTTGCCCTGGGCGACCGGGAGCACGTCGACGTACTACGAGCAGCTGCTGCGCGCCGTCGCCGAGCACATCGGCATAGACCCCCGCTCGCCGTGGCGCACGATCAAGGCGGCCGACCGCCGCAAGCTCCTCTACGGCCTGCCGGCGCGGACGCGCGTGCAGGTCCGCTACACGAACCGGTGGGGTCGCAAGCGCCAGTACCAGGCGACCTACGAGGGGGTCATCCCGCAGCTGCTGCGGCGCCACACCGAGACCGACTCGGACCACACGAAGGAGCGCATCGAGGCGTACATGCGCGAGGTGCCGTGCAGCGACTGCGGTGGCGCCCGCCTGCGCCCGCTCGTGCTCGCGGTCACCGTCGGCGGCAAGAACATCGCCGAGGCCTGCGCCCAGTCGGTCGGCGACGCCCAGGTGTTCTTCGACCGTCTCGAGCTCACCGACCGCGAGGCGCTCATCGCCCACGGGATCCTCAAGGAGGTTCGCGCGCGGCTGCAGTTCCTCCTCGACGTCGGGCTCGACTACCTCACGCTCGACCGTGCCGCGGGCACCCTCGCGGGTGGGGAGGCGCAGCGCATACGGCTCGCCACGCAGATCGGCTCGGGCCTCGTCGGCTGTCTGTACGTGCTCGACGAGCCGTCGATCGGTCTGCACCAGCGGGACAACGAGCGCCTGATCGAGACGCTGATCCGGCTGCGCGACCTCGGCAACACCGTCATCGTCGTCGAGCACGACCGCGCGACGATCGAAGCCGCCGACCACCTCGTCGACATCGGCCCGGGCGCCGGGGAGCACGGCGGGGAGATCGTCCATTCCGGGGACCTCCCGTCGCTGCTCGACAACCCCCGGTCGCACACCGGGGCGTACCTCGCGGGCAGGCGCGAGATCGCCGTGCCGGACCGCCGGCGGCCAGCCACGCCGGGTCGCGAGCTCGTCGTGCGGGGCGCGAAGGAGCACAACCTCCGCGGCCTCGACGTGCGCTTCCCGCTCGGGACCTTCACCGCGGTGACCGGCGTGTCGGGGTCGGGCAAGTCGACGCTCGTGAACGACATCCTGCACCGGGGCCTGCTCCGCCACGTGTACGCGAGCAAGGTCGTGCCGGGGCGCCACCGGCGCATCGACGGCCTGCACCACGTCGACAAGGTCGTCGGCATCGACCAGTCGCCGATCGGGCGGACGCCGCGTTCCAACCCGGCCACCTACACCGGCGTGTTCGACCACATCCGCAAGCTGTTCGCCTCCACGCAGGAGGCCAAGGTGCGCGGCTACCAGCCCGGACGGTTCAGCTTCAACGTCAAGGGAGGGCGCTGCGAGTCCTGCGCGGGGGAGGGGACGCTGAAGATCGACATGCAGTTCCTGCCCGACGTCTACGTGCCGTGCGAGGTGTGCAAGGGCGCCCGCTACAACCGCGAGACGCTCGAGGTCCACTACAAGGGCAGCTCCATCAGCGAGGTGCTCGACATGTCCGTCGAGCAGGCACTCGCCTTCTTCGCGAACATCCCCTCGATCACCCGCCACCTGCAGACTCTGCACGACGTCGGCCTCGGCTACGTGCGCCTCGGCCAGCCCGCGACGACCCTGTCCGGGGGCGAGGCGCAGCGGGTGAAGCTTGCCAGCGAACTCCGCAAGCGCGCCACGGGGCAGACCGTCTACATCCTCGACGAGCCCACCACCGGCCTGCACTTCGACGACGTGAACAAGCTGCTCACCGTGCTCCACCGGCTCGTCGACAAGGGCAACACGGTGATCGTCATCGAGCACGACCTCGACGTGGTGAAGACCGCGGACTGGGTCATCGACCTCGGCCCCGAAGGCGGCTCGGGAGGCGGCACCGTCGTCGCGGAGGGGACGCCGGAGGACGTCGCGAGGGTCGGCCAGAGCTACACGGGCAAGTTCCTCACGAGCCTGGTCTGACAGGCCTCGGCTCCAAGGAGCCGGCGGCGGCAGCGGCCGGACCTACGCCCCTCCCTGCTCGCTGATGAGGAGGAAGACGGCGACGAGCACGACGGCGCCGGCCGCGGCAGCCCCCCACGCCACCGCACTGAAGAACTGCGCGAGGGGGTCCACCCCGACGGCAAGGGCCCCGAGCACCCCGCCGGCGAGGCCACCGACCATGCCCGCCACCGTCATGAGGACCGTTCCCGACGCGTCATCGGCCGCCAGAGCCGCCACGGCCCGCACGAGCAACCCGATGACCAACCCAATGACGACGAATGCCAGCAGCCCCATGGCCGATCTCCTGCCCGTAGAAGGTGAACCCGACGCCCGCATCATGGCGCGTCTGGACGGGCGCCACAATCACCTTTGCGGGATTGCCCGCGTGGGCGCCGGCGGGCCCCGACCCCTCCGGGATGCGACAATGGCACCCATGCCCGCAGCCAACCCCGCGCTGGCGTTCCGCCCCGATCCCGGCACCGTCCCCACCGAGCCGGGCTGCTACCTGTGGCGCGACAGGCGCGGACGGGTGGTCTACGTCGGCAAGGCGAAGAACCTGCGCGCGCGCCTTGCGAGCTACTTCGGGGCGTGGGGCGGCATCCCGCAGCGTACACGGGCGATGCTCGAGGTGGCGGCGAGCGTGGAGTGGATCGTGGCGGCGAACGAGGTCGAGGCCCTGCACCTCGAGTACAACCTCATCAAGCGGCACCTGCCCCGGTACAACGTGCGGTACACCGACGACAAGAGCTACCCGTACCTGGCGATCACCGTGCAGGACGAGATCCCGCGCGCGATGGTGCGCCGCAACCCCCGCAAGGACGGCACCCGCTACTTCGGGCCTTTCGCGCACGCCTACGCCATACGCGAGACGCTCGATCTCCTCCTACGGGTCTTCCCGGTGCGCACCTGCTCGCCGGGCGTCTTCGAGCGGTGCCGTCGGACGGGCCGCCCGAGCCTCGCCCACCACATCGGGCGCTGCTCCGCCCCCTGCGTCGGCGCGGTGACCCCCGAGCAGCACCGCACGCTCGTCGACGGGCTCATCGCCTTCCTCGAGGGTGAGACCGCCGGGACCCTCGACGACCTCCAGGACCGCATGACCGGCGAGGCCGCCAAGCTGAACTTCGAGGCGGCGGCGCGGATCCGCGACCAGCTCGAGGCCGTGCGCAAGGTCCTCGAGAAGCAGGCGGTGGTGACGGGCCGCCGGGAGGACTTCGACGCGGTCCACTACCACGACGACGACCTCGAGGCGGCGTTCCAGGCGTTCTTCGTGCGCAAGGGTCGGGTGGTGGGGCGCAAGGGCTGGACGGTCGACAAGGTCGAGGACCTCGACGCGGGCGAGCTCGTCGGCCGCTTCATCCTCGAGCTGGCGATGGAGCGCGACGAGGACGTGCCCCGGGAGGTGCTCGTGCCCGTGGAGCCGGCCGACCGGGCGACGCTCGAGGAGCTCCTCACCGAGCTGCGCGGCGGGTCGTGCGCCATCAGGGTGCCGAAGCGGGGGGAGAAGCGCGCGTTCCTCGACACCGTGCGCGAGAACGCGGTGGAGGCCTTCATGCAGCACAAGCTCAAGCGGGCGAAGGACTTCACCGCCCGCAGCCAGGCGCTGCACGAGCTGCAGGAGGCGCTCGGGCTCGCCGAGGCGCCGCTGCGCATCGAGTGCTACGACATCTCCACGCTCCAGGGGACGAACTCGGTCGCGTCGATGGTCGTCATGGAGGACGGCCTGCCGCGCAAGTCCGAGTACCGCCGGTTCAGGATCCGCGGCGTCGAGGGCCAGGACGACTTCGCGATGATGCACGAGGTGATCTCCCGACGGTTCCGCAACTACCTCGCCGAGGCGACCCGGCCCGTCGACGAGCGCGACGGCGGCCGGTTCGCCTACCCGCCGAACCTCGTGGTCATCGACGGGGGGAGGGGTCAGCTGTCGGCCGCGCAGGCGGCCCTCGACGAGCTTGGCGTCGACGGCGTCGACGTGTGCGCGCTGGCCAAGCGGATGGAGGAGATCTTCCTGCCCGCCCGGTCCGAGCCCGTCGTCCTCCCCCGCTCGAGCGAGGCGCTCTACCTCGTCCAGCGCATCCGCGACGAGGCACACCGGTTCGCGGTCGCCTACCACCGCAGCCTGCGCGGCAAGGAGATGACCGCGTCGGCGTTCGACGGCATCCCGGGTATCGGCCCCGCCCGCCGCAAGGCCTTGCTCGAGCACTTCGGCTCGCTGAAGCGCGTCCGCGAGGCGAGCGTCGAAGACCTCGCCGCGGTCGAGGGCATCTCCCTCACGCTCGCGCGGGCGGTCCACGACCACCTCCGGAAGGTGGCCGCGTGATGCGGCCGCACCTCGCGATCATCTCCGGGCTGTCCGGCGCCGGGCGGACCACTGCCGCGAAGGTGCTCGAGGACCTCGGGTACTTCGTGATCGACAACCTCCCACCCTCCCTCATCGAGCGGGTCGTCGACCTCGCGACCGCGCCCGGTTCGAGCGTCGACCGGGTCGCGCTCGTCGTCGACGCCCGGGGACGGCAGTTCTTCGGCGACCTGCGGCACACGCTTGCGGCGCTGCGGGAGCGCGACCTCGCACCCCGCGTCCTCTTCCTGGAGGCGAGCGACGAGGCGCTCGTGAAGCGTTTCGAGGCGGCCCGCCGCGCGCACCCGCTCTCCGGGCGCGACCGCGTCGTCGAGGGCATCGCCCGCGAGCGGGCGCTGCTCGCCGACCTCCGCGCCGAGGCCGACCTCGTGGTCGACACGACCGACACGAACGTCCACGAGCTGCGTGAGCGCCTCGTCGACGCGTTCGGCGGCGGCTCACGCGCCGGCCTCGTCGCCAACGTCGTCACGTTCGGCTTCAAGAACGGCGCTCCCCGCGACGCCGACATCGTCCTCGACGTGCGGTTCCTGCCCAACCCCCACTGGCACGACGACCTGCGCCCGTACAGCGGTCTCGACGAGCCGGTCCGCGAGTATGTGCTCGGGCAGCCTGAAACCGGCGAGTTCCTCAAGCGCCTCTACGAGCTGTTCGACGTGATGGTCCCGGCCTTCGTCAAGGAGGGCAAGCACTACCTCACCGTTGCGATCGGCTGCACCGGCGGCAAGCATCGTTCCGTTGTCCTCGGCGAGGAGCTCGCCGCCCACATCCGCACCCTCGACGTCGCGGTCCAGGTCGAGCACCGGGACCGTCTGAAGGAGTAAGGCCCGATGCCGGCTCGCCTGCCCCGCGTCGTCGCGATCGGCGGCGGCCACGGCCTCGCGCGGGCGCTCGAGGCCCTGCGCCGTCTCGGTCTCGCGCCGACGGCCGTGGTGACGGTGGCCGACGACGGGGGCTCGAGCGGCCGGCTGCGCCGCGACCTCGGCATCATCGCCCCCGGCGACCTGCGGATGGCGCTCCTGACCCTCGCGCGCAACCGGCCCCTCGCCGCGGCCCTCGCGCACCGCTTCGCCCGAGGGCAGCTCGAGGGTCACGCCCTTGGCAACCTCGTGCTCGTCGCACTCGCCGAGCAGGCGGGGGGCGACTTCGTCGCCGCGCTCGACCGTGCGGCGCAGCTGCTCGACTGTGCCGGGAGGGTGCTGCCGGCCACGGCGCAGGCCGTGCGGCTCAAAGCGCGGGTGGCAGGCGAGGAGGTCGACGGGCAGGTGCGGGTCGCCGCGGCGCAGGGACGCATCGACCGGGTGTGGCTCGAGCCGGCCGACCCGCCGGTGACCCGCGAGGCGGCCACGGCGGTGAACGGCGCCGACCTCGTCGTGCTAGGGCCGGGCAGCCTCTTCACGAGCGTGCTCGCCAACCTCCTCGTCCCCGGGCTCGCCAGGGCGCTCACGACCACGGCCGCCCGCGTCGTGTACGTGGGCAACATCCTCACCCAGCCGGGCGAGACGGCGGGGCTCGACGCGCAGGCCCACGTCGACGCGCTGCTCGACCACCTCCCCGGTCTGCGGCTCGGCGCCGTCGTCCTTCACGACGGACCGGTCGGGGCCGGTGAGGGCGACCCCCTGGGGGTGGCGCTGTCCCACCCACGGGTCGACGAGGTGCTGCGGGCCGACCTCGTCGCCCGTGACGCCGCCGGCGCCGTCGGGTGGGGGCACGACCCGGAGCGGCTCGCCGCGGCGCTCGCTCCGCTCGTCGACCGGGCCGCGCTGGCGACGTGAGCTTCACCCACCAGGTGCGCGAGGAGCTCGCGCACACCGAGCCCGGCGACGACGACAGCCGTCTCGCGGAGGCCTCGGCGATGCTCCGCTTCGGGGGTGTGCTCGAGATTCGGGGCGGGGCCGGCGTCGGGTACACCGTCGCCACTGACGTCGGTGCGGTCGCTCGGCGCCTGCGGGCCAGCCTCGACGCGCTCGGGCCGGCGCACGCCACCGTGGAGGTGCACCAGCCGACCGGTCTGCGGGCCGCGACCGTCTACCGGCTGCGCCTCGACGGTGGCGTCACCCCGCTGCTCGCCCGGCTCGGCATCGTCGCGCCGGACGGGCGGCCGGCCGCGGGCGCCGCCCTTGCCCTCACCCGGTCCGCGGCCGGGAAGACGGCCTACGTGCGTGGTGCCCTCATGGTTGCCGGCAGCCTGTCGGACCCCCGCCGGCCGCCGCATCTGGAGGTGCGCGCCCCCGGCGAGGCGGCCGCCGCCGGCCTCGCGCGGCTCCTCGTGCCCTGCGGCGGGCGCGGAGCCCGCGCCAGCGACCACGACGGCTGGCGGGTGACGTGCAAGTCGGGCGCCGCGATCGGTGCGGTGCTTGCCAGGGTGGGGGCGCACACCGCGTTCCTGCACTGGGACGGGCAGCGGCTGCGGCGACAGCTGCGCGGTGAGGCCAACCGCAGCGCGAACGCCGACCGCGCGAACCTGTCGCGCGCGGTGGCGGCCTCGTCACGGCAGGCCGCCGCCATCGAGCGGGCGATGGCGAGCGTGTCGTGGCCGGACCTGCCCGAGGAGCTGCGGGCGATCGCCCTCACTCGCCTCGCAAGCCCCGAGGCGAGCCTCGCGGAGATCGGCGCCCTCCTCGACCCGCCGGTGGGCAAGACCACCGTCCATCGGCGCCTCGCCGCGCTGACGGCCCTGGCCGAGGAATTGGACGCCGGGCGCCGTTGGGTAGAGTGACCGGCCGACGGCAGCGCCAGGGACGACAGACAGGACAGCACACATGGCCATCCGCGTGGGCATCAACGGTTTCGGGCGCATCGGGCGCAACTTCCTCCGTGCGGCGAAGGAACGGTCGGCAGATCTCGAGATCGTCGCCGTGAACGACCTCGCCGACGCCGGCACGCTGGCGCACCTGCTGCGCTACGACAGCATCCACGGGCGGTTCGAGGGCACGGTGGAGGCGGGTGGCGACCGGATCGTGGTGGACGGCCGGGAGATCACCATAACGTCCGAGCGCGACCCCGCCGACCTGCCGTGGAAGGACTTCGGCGTCGACCTCGTCATCGAGTCGACGGGTCTGTTCACCGCCCGCGACAAGGCGGCGAAGCACCTCGACGCGGGCGCCCGCAAGGTCATCATCTCGGCCCCGGCCAAGAACGAGGACGTCACCGTGGTGATGGGCGTCAACGAGGGCGACTACGACCCCGCCGCGCACGACGTCATCTCGAACGCGAGCTGCACGACCAACAGCGTCGTGCCGATGTCGAAGGTCCTCGACGAGAACTTCGGGGGCATCCAGCAGGGCTTCATGACGACGGTGCACGCCTACACGAACGACCAGGGCACGCACGATCAGCCGCACAAGGACCTCCGACGCGCCCGTGCCGGCGCCCTGTCGATCATCCCGACGACGACCGGGGCGGCGAAGGCGGCGGCGCTGTCGCTGCCGCAGCTCGAAGGACGCCTCGACGGCCTCGCCCTGCGCGTGCCCGTACCGGACGGCTCGATCACCGACCTCGTCGTCGTGCTCGGGCGTGAGACGACCGCCGAGGAGGTCAACGAGGCGTTCCGCGCCGCCGCGGAGGGCCCGATGGCGGGCATCATCGAGTACGCGACCGACCCGATCGTGTCGACCGACATCGTCGGCAACCCCCACAGCTGCATCCTCGACAGCCCCTCCACCATGGCGAGCGGGCAGATGGTCAAGGTGCTCGGCTGGTACGACAACGAGTGGGGCTACTCGTGCCGCCTCGTCGACCTCACCACCTACGTCGGCGAGCGACTGTAGGACCGTGGGCGACACCGCCGACGTCCCCCACCTGGAGGCGCTCGACCCGGCCGGCAAGCGCGTGCTCGTGCGCGCCGACCTCAACGTGCCCCTCGACGGGCGCGAGGTCAGCGACGAGCTGCGCATCGAGGAGTCCCTGCCGACCATCCGCCACCTGCGCGAGCGCGGCGCCCGGGTGATCCTCATGAGCCACCTCGGCCGGCCGAAGGGTCGCGTCGTCGACGACCTGCGGATGGCGCCGGTCGCCGACCGCATGGCCGAGCTGCTCGCGGCGCCGGTGGCGGTCGCCCGCGACGTCGTCGGCGACGACGCCCGGGCGCAGGCCGCGGCGCTCGCCGACGGGCAGGTCCTCCTGCTCGAGAACCTCCGGTTCGAACCCGGGGAGGAAGCGAACGACCCCACGTTCGCCGACGCACTCGCCGGCCTCGGCGACGCCTACGTGAACGACGCGTTCGGGAGCGCCCACCGGGCGCACGCGAGCGTCGTCGGAGTGCCGCCCAGGGTCGAGCAGGCGGTCGCCGGTGACCTTCTCACCAGAGAGATCCGGGCGCTGTCGCGGCTGCTCGAGGACCCCTCCCCGCCGTTCACCGCCGTGATCGGCGGTGCGAAGGTGTCGGACAAGCTCGGGGTCCTCGACAACCTCCTGCCCCGCGTGGACAGGTTGGTCATCGGGGGCGCCATGTGCTTCACGTTCCTCAGGGCCAAGGGCTGCGAGGTCGGGGCGAGCCGGGTCGAGCCCGACCGCCTTGATGTCGTCGCCGACCTCCTCGACCGGGCGGCGGACACGGGGGTGGAGATCCTGTTGCCCGTCGACGTCGTCGCGGCGGAGTCGTTCGACGCCGACGCCGAGCACCGGCGCGTCTCCGCCGACGGCATCCCCGACGGCTGGATGGGCCTCGACATCGGGCCCGACAGCGTCTCGCGCTTCAGCGCCGCCGTGGGCTCCTCCGAGACCATCCTGTGGAACGGCCCCATGGGCGTGTTCGAGTGGGAGGCGTTCGCCGCCGGCACCGAGGGGATCGCGCGGGCCGTCGCTGCATGCCGCGGCTACACCGTCGTGGGCGGGGGCGACAGCGCCGCGGCGCTGCGCCGCCTCGGTCTGGCCGACCAGGTGTCGCACCTGTCGACCGGTGGGGGCGCCTCCCTCGAGTTCCTCGAGGGTGCCGACCTGCCCGGCGTGGCCGCGCTGCGCCCCGGGGGGGCGGCCCGGTGAGCCGGCGCCCCATCCTCGCGGGCAACTGGAAGATGCACCTCGACCATCTCCAGGGCATCGCCCTCGTCCAGCAGCTCGTCTACCACCTCCAGCCGGGCGACTACAGGACCAACGAGATCGTCGTGATCCCGCCCTTCACCGTCCTGCGCAGCCTCCAGACCCTCACCGAGGGAGACCGGCTGCCGATCGGCCTCGGTGCCCAGAACTGTCACTGGGAGACGGAGGGGGCGTTCACCGGGGAGGTGAGCCCGCGGATGCTCGCCCGGCTGAGGGTCCGCTACGTCATCTGCGGTCACTCCGAACGGCGCACCCTGTTCGGCGAGACCGACGAGATCGTCGGGCGCAAGGTGCGGGCGGTGCTCGCCCACGGGATGACTCCCATCCTCTGCGTCGGCGAGAGCCTCGAGCAGCGCGAGGCCGGAGACGCCGAGAAGGTCGTCGTCGGCCAGGTGCGCGCCTGCCTCGACGGGGTCACCGCGGAGCAGGCCGCCGGCATGGTGCTCGCGTACGAGCCGATCTGGGCCATCGGCACCGGTCGGACGGCGACGCCCGCCGACGCCCAGGCCATGTGCGCGATGGTCCGGCAGACCGTCGCGGAGGTGGCCGGCCACGCGGCCGGGGAGACCGCGCGGGTGCAGTACGGGGGCAGCGTGAAGCCGGGCAACGTCGCCGAGCTCATGCGCTGCGCGGACATCGACGGCGCGCTCGTCGGCGGGGCGAGCATCGACGCGGAGGACTTCGCGGTCATCTGCCGCCACCACCGGTTGTAGCCACCCGTGTGGGGGCTGGGCAGCCACCCACCGGCCGACTACGATGGTCCTCGTCAGCGACCAGCCAGGGGAAGCGCCATGGGTATCCGCAGAGGCCAGCTCGACGGGTTGCTCGGCCCGCTCGAGACCGATGTGATGGAGACGGTCTGGCACCTCGGTGAGACGACGGTGCGCGACGTGCACGCCGAGCTCGCCAAGCAGCGCGACATCGCCTACACCACCGTGATGACGACGATGGCGCGGCTCGCATCCAAGGGGCTCCTGCGGCGCGACACCTCGGGCCTCGCGCACCGCTACCGCCCGAGCCTCAGCCGCGAGGAGTACGCGAAGTCGACGGTGACCTCAGTCGTCGACTGGCTGGTCGACTCCTTCCCCGAGCCGGCCATGAGCTACTTCGTCAAGGTCATCGACGACGGCGCCGACGCACCCGCGCTCGAGGCGCTGCGCGACAGGATCGACCACCTGCGGAAACAGGAGGGCTAGTGCCGCCGGTACCCTCGGCGGACGGCCAGGGCGGTTTCCTCCTCTCCCTGGTCACGGAGTCCTTCGCCGTCCGGGCGCTCCTCGGGTCGCTCGCCGCCCTCGCCCTCGTCTCTCTCGTGGTCCGCTGTGACCTCGTCCGGACGAGCCGGGCCCGTCGGCTGCTCGTCCTCGCTCCGGTGCTGACCGCGGCCCTCGCCGGCCTCGCGTCGGTGCGCGACGCCGAGGCGTACCTGCCCCAGCTGTGGGTCACGACCGCTGCCGCGACGGGGGGAGCCGCCGGCCAGCTCCTCGACCTGCTCGGGGACCTGCGGGTCATGTCCGACGAGCAGCGACTCGACGTGCTGGTCGTCGCCTACGTGACGGTCGCGGGAGCCCTGCTCCTGCGCCGCGCCGCCGGGCTGCTCACCGTCCGGCGCCTGCTCGCACGGTCACGGCCCCCCGACGGCCACGGCGACCTCCGGGCGACCGTCCGGCGCTACGCCCGGCGCATGGGCGTGCCCGTGCCCCGCGTGGTCGTGCTGGACAGCTGCCCGGGAGGGGCGTT
Coding sequences within:
- the whiA gene encoding DNA-binding protein WhiA, with the translated sequence MSFTHQVREELAHTEPGDDDSRLAEASAMLRFGGVLEIRGGAGVGYTVATDVGAVARRLRASLDALGPAHATVEVHQPTGLRAATVYRLRLDGGVTPLLARLGIVAPDGRPAAGAALALTRSAAGKTAYVRGALMVAGSLSDPRRPPHLEVRAPGEAAAAGLARLLVPCGGRGARASDHDGWRVTCKSGAAIGAVLARVGAHTAFLHWDGQRLRRQLRGEANRSANADRANLSRAVAASSRQAAAIERAMASVSWPDLPEELRAIALTRLASPEASLAEIGALLDPPVGKTTVHRRLAALTALAEELDAGRRWVE
- the gap gene encoding type I glyceraldehyde-3-phosphate dehydrogenase, with amino-acid sequence MAIRVGINGFGRIGRNFLRAAKERSADLEIVAVNDLADAGTLAHLLRYDSIHGRFEGTVEAGGDRIVVDGREITITSERDPADLPWKDFGVDLVIESTGLFTARDKAAKHLDAGARKVIISAPAKNEDVTVVMGVNEGDYDPAAHDVISNASCTTNSVVPMSKVLDENFGGIQQGFMTTVHAYTNDQGTHDQPHKDLRRARAGALSIIPTTTGAAKAAALSLPQLEGRLDGLALRVPVPDGSITDLVVVLGRETTAEEVNEAFRAAAEGPMAGIIEYATDPIVSTDIVGNPHSCILDSPSTMASGQMVKVLGWYDNEWGYSCRLVDLTTYVGERL
- a CDS encoding phosphoglycerate kinase encodes the protein MGDTADVPHLEALDPAGKRVLVRADLNVPLDGREVSDELRIEESLPTIRHLRERGARVILMSHLGRPKGRVVDDLRMAPVADRMAELLAAPVAVARDVVGDDARAQAAALADGQVLLLENLRFEPGEEANDPTFADALAGLGDAYVNDAFGSAHRAHASVVGVPPRVEQAVAGDLLTREIRALSRLLEDPSPPFTAVIGGAKVSDKLGVLDNLLPRVDRLVIGGAMCFTFLRAKGCEVGASRVEPDRLDVVADLLDRAADTGVEILLPVDVVAAESFDADAEHRRVSADGIPDGWMGLDIGPDSVSRFSAAVGSSETILWNGPMGVFEWEAFAAGTEGIARAVAACRGYTVVGGGDSAAALRRLGLADQVSHLSTGGGASLEFLEGADLPGVAALRPGGAAR
- the tpiA gene encoding triose-phosphate isomerase — protein: MSRRPILAGNWKMHLDHLQGIALVQQLVYHLQPGDYRTNEIVVIPPFTVLRSLQTLTEGDRLPIGLGAQNCHWETEGAFTGEVSPRMLARLRVRYVICGHSERRTLFGETDEIVGRKVRAVLAHGMTPILCVGESLEQREAGDAEKVVVGQVRACLDGVTAEQAAGMVLAYEPIWAIGTGRTATPADAQAMCAMVRQTVAEVAGHAAGETARVQYGGSVKPGNVAELMRCADIDGALVGGASIDAEDFAVICRHHRL
- a CDS encoding BlaI/MecI/CopY family transcriptional regulator, whose protein sequence is MGIRRGQLDGLLGPLETDVMETVWHLGETTVRDVHAELAKQRDIAYTTVMTTMARLASKGLLRRDTSGLAHRYRPSLSREEYAKSTVTSVVDWLVDSFPEPAMSYFVKVIDDGADAPALEALRDRIDHLRKQEG